The Nocardioides sp. cx-173 genome segment CGAAGGCGCCCTCGATCTCGTCGAGGGCGTTGCCCATGCTGTCCTCGTCCGCGACGTCGGTCTTGGCATACAGCACCCGGTCCCCGAGCTCGGCCGTCACGTCGTCGGCGGGCGGGTTCAGGTCGGCGATACCGACCCGCGCGCCCTTGGCGAGCAGCCTGCGCGTGGTCGCGAGGCCGAGTCCGGATGCGCCGCCCGTGACCAGGATGGTGGCGGAGTCGAGCTTCATGAAGTCTCCCTCTAGTCGGCGATGAGTTCGATGATCGTGGCGTTGGCCATCCCGCCCGCCTCGCACATGGTCTGCAGGCCGTAGCGGATGTCGTTGTCCCGCATGTGGTGGATCAGCCGGGTCATCAGGATCGCTCCGGAGGCGCCGAGCGGGTGGCCCACCGCGATCGCGCCGCCGAGCGGGTTGAGCCGGTCGTGACGGGCGCCGGTCTCGACCTCCCAGGCCATCGGCACGCTGGCGAACGCCTCGTTGACCTCGAAGGCGCCGATGTCGTCGATGGTCAGGCCCGCCCGCTTGAGCACCTTCTCGGTCGCCGGGATCGGCGCGGTCAGCATGATCACGGGGTCGTCTCCCACGGCCACGCCCGCGACGAACCGCGCGATCGGTCGGAGCCCGAGCTGGGCGGCGCGCTCGCTGGTGGTGATCAGCAGCGCCGCGCACCCGTCGGAGATCTGGGAGCTGTTGCCCGCGTGGATCACGCCGTCGTCGAGGAAGGCGGGCTTCAGGCCGGCGAGCTTCTCCATCGACGACTCTCGCCGCACCCCCTCGTCCATGCTCAGCTGTCCGTCGGCCCCCGTGATCGGGATCAGCTGGCCGTCGAAGGCGCCGGCGTCGATCGCCGCCGCGGCCTTCTGGTGCGACTCGAGGGCGAACTCGTCGAGCTGCGTGCGGGAGAGGCCCCACCGCTTCGCGATCTCCTCCGCCCCGAGGCCCTGGCTGAAGCTGTCCCGGTCGTAGCGTGCCCGGACCCGCGGTCCGAACGGCTGGCCCGTCGCCCGCGCCGCGCCCAACGGGATCCGGCTCATCGACTCGACCCCGCCGGCGATGACGATCTCGTTGTGGCCGGCCATCACGCTGGCGACGGCGAAGCTCACCGCCTGCTGACTCGACCCGCATGCGCGGTCGAGCGTGACCCCGGGGATCCGCTCGGGCCAGCCGGCCGCGAGCACCGCGAGCCGACCGACGTTCGTGGACTGGTCGCCCACCTGGGTGACGCAGCCCCAGATCACGTCCTCGACCAGCTCGGGGTCGAGCCCGTTGCGCGCCACCAGGCCGTTCAGCACATCGGCGGCCAGGTCCACCGGGTGCTCGCCCTGCAGCGAGCCGTTGCGCCGGCCGATGGGCGCGCGCGCCGCGTCGATGATGACGGCATCCAGCATGGACCCTCCTGGTGGATTAGAACAATGAGTTATCTTTATGGACTCTATCGTACCGGCGGGCGCCGCCCGGCCACCACCCTGCGACCGGCGCTATGATCCGCGGCATGGTGTCCCCGAGCAGCCGACCCCCCATCGCTGGCCAACAGATCGGCACCACGGTCCGGGCGCCCAAGACCGCCGAGCTGATCGCCACCCAGCTCCGGCGCCAGATCGTGCACGGCGAGCTGCGGCCCGGAATGACGCTGCCGCCCGAGATGCAGCTCATGGAGCAGTACGGCGTCTCCCGCCCCACCCTGCGCGAGGCCTTCCGCATCCTGGAGGCCGAGGCGCTGATCAACGTGCGGCGAGGCAGCCGGGGCGGCGCACAGGTCACCACTCCCGAGGTCTCGGTCCCCGCCCGCTACATCGGGCTGCTGCTCCAGATCCAGGGCACCACGATCAACGACGTCTACGACGCCCGGACGCTCCTCGAGCCGCCGTGCGCTCGCCTGCTCGCGCAGCGCCGCACCGATGACGACATCGCCAAGCTCCGCGACGTGGTGGAGCAGGTGAAGGCGCAGGTCAACAGCACGAAGCCCTTCGTCCCTGACGCGGAGTCCTGGTCACGACTGACCTATCGATTCCACGAGCTGGTCCTGGAGGGCAGTGGCAACAAGACCCTCGCACTGCAGGGGGCCGTCCTCGCCAACATCGCCGCGACGCACCTGCGCTCGAAGATCGCCAAGGGCAACGAGTCCGACCCGCTCTCGCGCTTCCAGCAGACCATCAAGTCGTTCACGAAGCTGATCGAGCTCGCGGAGGCCGGCGACGCCGACGCCGCACAGCAGCACTGGGCCACGCACATGGATGGTGCGGCCAAGTACCTGCTCAAGGACGACCTCGAGGCGAAGCCCGTCGTCGACCTCTTCTACTGACCCTCGCGAGCGACCGGCGCCACACCCTGGTCCGCGACGCTGATGGCCATCTCCGGGCAGGAGGAGATGGCCTCGGCGAGCGCTCGCGCCTGTGCCGGGTCCGAGGGCACCTCGTCGCGCGTGACCTCGCCGTAGCCGCGCTCGTCGTCGGTGAAGATGTCCGGGGCGATCTCGTAGCAGCGACCGTGTCCCTGGCAGGCCGACTGGTTCAGCAGGACCTTCATCGGTTCACCTCGTCCTTGTCCCACTCAAGCATCAGATGGTCCACGCCCCGCACGAAGTGGGCGTTCCACTCGGGCACGTAGCCCTCCTTGAGGCGGTAGTTCGGGATGCGCTTGTG includes the following:
- a CDS encoding ferredoxin, whose product is MKVLLNQSACQGHGRCYEIAPDIFTDDERGYGEVTRDEVPSDPAQARALAEAISSCPEMAISVADQGVAPVAREGQ
- a CDS encoding thiolase family protein, producing the protein MLDAVIIDAARAPIGRRNGSLQGEHPVDLAADVLNGLVARNGLDPELVEDVIWGCVTQVGDQSTNVGRLAVLAAGWPERIPGVTLDRACGSSQQAVSFAVASVMAGHNEIVIAGGVESMSRIPLGAARATGQPFGPRVRARYDRDSFSQGLGAEEIAKRWGLSRTQLDEFALESHQKAAAAIDAGAFDGQLIPITGADGQLSMDEGVRRESSMEKLAGLKPAFLDDGVIHAGNSSQISDGCAALLITTSERAAQLGLRPIARFVAGVAVGDDPVIMLTAPIPATEKVLKRAGLTIDDIGAFEVNEAFASVPMAWEVETGARHDRLNPLGGAIAVGHPLGASGAILMTRLIHHMRDNDIRYGLQTMCEAGGMANATIIELIAD
- a CDS encoding FadR/GntR family transcriptional regulator; translation: MVSPSSRPPIAGQQIGTTVRAPKTAELIATQLRRQIVHGELRPGMTLPPEMQLMEQYGVSRPTLREAFRILEAEALINVRRGSRGGAQVTTPEVSVPARYIGLLLQIQGTTINDVYDARTLLEPPCARLLAQRRTDDDIAKLRDVVEQVKAQVNSTKPFVPDAESWSRLTYRFHELVLEGSGNKTLALQGAVLANIAATHLRSKIAKGNESDPLSRFQQTIKSFTKLIELAEAGDADAAQQHWATHMDGAAKYLLKDDLEAKPVVDLFY